A portion of the Aquamicrobium lusatiense genome contains these proteins:
- a CDS encoding ABC transporter ATP-binding protein produces MNTNANQNQPGTLTINKVSRRFGGVIAANGLDFTIPKGEFLAVVGPNGAGKSTLLQMISGIIRPSEGEILLGDRRIDRLRPEAINALGISRTFQTSRVFPMLTIRDSIMVGTQVGLIGGGRAPRKYGPVTELISALLRLPAYQARVAASEKRVEDVMAMFGDRLLPRRNEQAFSLSYANRRRLEIARALVQDPDILLLDEPAAGMNPTETDELTEVLADLRRRRPDMTIVMVEHKLQVVRQLAERCIVMAMGTAIVDARPEAALEDPRVIEAYLGTRRTAAAFGKVNADD; encoded by the coding sequence ATGAACACAAACGCAAACCAGAACCAGCCAGGCACGCTGACCATCAACAAGGTCAGCCGGCGTTTTGGCGGCGTGATCGCCGCCAACGGGCTGGACTTCACGATCCCCAAGGGCGAATTCCTCGCCGTCGTGGGGCCTAACGGGGCCGGCAAGTCGACCCTGCTCCAGATGATCAGCGGCATCATTCGGCCCAGTGAAGGCGAAATCCTGCTTGGCGACCGGCGCATCGACAGGTTGCGGCCGGAGGCGATCAACGCACTGGGCATCTCACGCACCTTCCAGACGAGCCGCGTGTTCCCGATGCTGACCATTCGCGACAGCATTATGGTCGGCACTCAGGTCGGCCTGATCGGGGGCGGCCGTGCCCCGCGCAAATATGGACCGGTGACCGAGCTGATCTCCGCGCTTCTTCGCCTCCCCGCCTATCAGGCGCGGGTCGCAGCATCCGAAAAGCGCGTGGAAGACGTGATGGCGATGTTCGGCGACCGGCTTCTGCCGCGCCGCAACGAACAGGCCTTTTCCCTGTCCTATGCCAATCGCCGGCGTCTGGAGATTGCCCGCGCGCTGGTGCAGGACCCGGACATTCTGTTGCTGGATGAACCTGCAGCAGGCATGAACCCGACCGAGACCGACGAACTGACCGAGGTGCTGGCGGATCTGCGGCGCAGACGGCCCGACATGACCATTGTCATGGTCGAGCACAAGTTGCAGGTCGTGCGCCAGCTGGCAGAGCGCTGCATCGTCATGGCCATGGGCACGGCCATCGTAGATGCGCGCCCCGAAGCAGCGTTGGAAGATCCGCGCGTCATCGAAGCCTATCTCGGCACGCGACGCACAGCCGCCGCATTCGGAAAGGTGAATGCCGATGACTGA
- a CDS encoding ABC transporter ATP-binding protein gives MTDTPKKTPLASLTNVDVFYGPVQALFGVNVTVMPGETVVVLGGNASGKSTTVKTLLGLVKVASGEVVFDGESVNNRPAYQMIERGIGSIPEGRRMFSEMTVLDNLKLGAFVRRGEPKAVLDAQIEEAMVMFPRLAERRNQISGTMSGGEQQMLAMARAWMRKPKLLCIDEPSMGLSPLFVDHVYEILSKWKAQGLTILMVEQNANMALSIADHGYVLRQGHVSVAGTAAELRDNDEVRRAYLGG, from the coding sequence ATGACTGATACCCCGAAGAAAACTCCGCTTGCCTCACTGACCAATGTGGATGTGTTCTACGGCCCGGTGCAGGCGCTATTTGGTGTCAACGTCACCGTCATGCCGGGTGAAACAGTGGTGGTCCTTGGCGGCAACGCGTCGGGCAAGTCCACCACCGTCAAGACCCTTCTCGGGCTGGTGAAGGTCGCCTCGGGCGAGGTCGTTTTCGATGGCGAAAGCGTCAACAACCGTCCGGCCTACCAGATGATCGAGCGCGGCATCGGCTCGATCCCCGAAGGCCGTCGCATGTTCTCGGAAATGACCGTGCTCGACAATCTCAAGCTTGGCGCTTTCGTGCGCCGGGGTGAGCCGAAGGCGGTTCTGGATGCGCAGATCGAAGAGGCCATGGTGATGTTTCCGCGTCTGGCCGAGCGCCGCAACCAGATTTCCGGCACCATGTCCGGAGGTGAACAGCAGATGCTCGCCATGGCTCGTGCCTGGATGCGCAAGCCAAAGCTGCTCTGCATCGACGAGCCGTCCATGGGCCTGTCGCCTCTCTTCGTTGACCATGTCTATGAGATCCTCTCCAAATGGAAAGCGCAGGGCCTGACCATCCTCATGGTCGAGCAGAATGCGAATATGGCGCTGTCCATCGCCGATCATGGCTATGTGCTGAGACAGGGACATGTCTCCGTTGCGGGCACGGCCGCCGAACTGCGCGACAATGACGAAGTCCGTCGCGCCTATCTGGGAGGATGA
- the ptsP gene encoding phosphoenolpyruvate--protein phosphotransferase, with protein sequence MAEIVFSGIPASKGLALGYIWRPATGAACGEATQGDAALTGGDADALRKAIATAIGDLSQLEGTLSGEEAEIVGMQLAFLSDDELARPAFEAIEAGQSAVVAWTEVMNAEIATYEVSDDEYFRARAIDFQDIRDRVLAALTGVQSGVLQVPRGAILLASDLRPSQFLSARWGAGCGIALTDGSPTSHVAMLARGRGLPMVVGLAGELQDLEGTALLDGTTGILVSGPDAERLAEGKARLEADSAARKQSAALAGEPALSRNGVRVAIHATIADPAELDGLDPSHFDGIGLVRTELFLDKLEKLMDEETQFATYRRILTWADGKPVTVRTLDAGGDKPIKGYTVANEANPFLGIRGIRLSLRQPEVFRVQLRALARAAAYGRLRIMLPMVTLPDEITTARELLDAEITALAAAGVDHGRPALGIMVEVPAVAITPERFDADFYSIGSNDLVQYTCAVSRDEAGVAHLGSAIDPSVLALIARVVEHGRATGREVSLCGDAGSDPRMVPHFLAAGLRSLSVQYGLGGAVKATIAGLDLVDHRAGQA encoded by the coding sequence ATGGCTGAGATCGTCTTCTCCGGCATTCCAGCTTCAAAAGGTCTGGCTCTGGGGTATATCTGGCGGCCAGCCACGGGAGCCGCATGTGGTGAGGCCACTCAGGGGGACGCTGCTCTGACCGGGGGCGATGCTGACGCCCTGCGCAAGGCCATTGCTACGGCGATTGGAGACCTGTCTCAGCTTGAGGGTACGCTCTCCGGCGAAGAAGCAGAAATCGTGGGCATGCAACTGGCATTCCTCAGCGACGACGAACTGGCCCGCCCCGCTTTTGAAGCGATAGAGGCCGGGCAATCGGCTGTCGTTGCATGGACAGAGGTCATGAATGCCGAAATTGCCACGTATGAGGTGTCCGACGACGAATATTTCCGCGCACGCGCCATCGATTTTCAGGACATACGTGACCGGGTTCTCGCCGCTCTGACGGGCGTGCAAAGCGGTGTGTTGCAGGTTCCCAGGGGCGCTATTCTGCTCGCCTCGGATCTGAGACCCTCCCAGTTTCTCTCCGCGCGCTGGGGCGCCGGCTGCGGCATCGCTCTCACCGACGGCAGCCCGACAAGCCATGTCGCCATGCTGGCGCGGGGTCGCGGCTTGCCGATGGTGGTGGGGCTGGCCGGCGAACTGCAGGACCTCGAAGGCACGGCTCTTCTCGACGGAACCACTGGAATTCTCGTTTCCGGTCCCGACGCAGAGCGACTGGCGGAGGGCAAGGCTCGCCTTGAAGCCGATTCGGCAGCTCGTAAACAGAGCGCGGCGCTGGCCGGCGAACCGGCCCTCAGTCGCAACGGCGTTCGGGTAGCCATCCATGCGACCATCGCCGATCCCGCAGAACTTGATGGACTTGACCCGAGCCATTTCGACGGCATAGGTTTGGTGCGGACGGAACTCTTCCTCGACAAACTCGAAAAACTGATGGACGAGGAAACGCAGTTTGCCACATACCGGCGCATCCTGACATGGGCTGATGGAAAGCCCGTCACCGTTCGAACGCTGGATGCGGGCGGCGACAAGCCGATCAAAGGTTATACCGTCGCCAATGAGGCCAATCCCTTCCTCGGGATACGCGGCATCCGTCTCTCGCTTCGTCAACCCGAGGTGTTCCGTGTGCAATTGCGCGCTCTGGCGCGCGCCGCAGCTTACGGCAGGCTCAGGATCATGTTGCCGATGGTGACGCTGCCGGACGAAATCACCACGGCAAGAGAACTGCTCGACGCCGAAATTACCGCTCTTGCCGCCGCAGGCGTGGACCATGGCCGTCCCGCGCTTGGCATCATGGTCGAGGTTCCGGCCGTCGCCATCACGCCAGAGCGTTTTGACGCCGATTTCTACTCGATCGGATCCAACGATCTGGTGCAATATACCTGCGCGGTTAGTCGCGACGAGGCAGGGGTTGCGCATCTCGGCTCCGCAATTGACCCGTCTGTTCTGGCCCTCATCGCGCGTGTGGTCGAACATGGCCGCGCAACCGGACGTGAGGTGAGCCTTTGCGGTGACGCCGGCAGCGATCCGCGAATGGTGCCGCATTTCCTCGCCGCTGGCCTGCGTTCACTTTCGGTGCAATACGGATTGGGAGGGGCCGTGAAGGCGACCATTGCGGGCCTTGATCTCGTCGATCACAGGGCAGGGCAGGCATGA
- the dhaK gene encoding dihydroxyacetone kinase subunit DhaK, whose amino-acid sequence MKKLINDIANVLDESLDGFAAAHADLVAMDPGRRFVQRRTPAQAKVALVSGGGSGHEPLHAGFVGRGMLDAAVPGAIFTSPTPDRILAAIEAADTGAGVVLIVKNYEGDVMNFEMAAEMAEGEVARVLVDDDVAVDNSSYTIGRRGVAGTLVVEKILGAAAEKGMALPDLVALGARVNAATRSMGVALSSCTVPAAGIPTFQLGEDEIEVGVGIHGEPGRRRAPMVSADAIVAELLKAILDDLKPKAGSKCLLFVNGFGGTPSSELYLVFNAARKRLEVEGLSVARSLVGSYVTSLEMAGCSLTVTVLDDELTALWDEPVSTPALRW is encoded by the coding sequence ATGAAGAAGCTGATCAACGATATCGCCAATGTCCTCGACGAAAGCCTTGACGGTTTTGCTGCCGCCCACGCGGATCTGGTCGCGATGGACCCCGGCCGCCGCTTCGTGCAACGCCGTACGCCTGCTCAGGCCAAAGTCGCACTCGTCTCCGGCGGCGGATCGGGCCACGAACCCCTGCATGCCGGCTTTGTCGGACGGGGGATGCTCGATGCCGCGGTTCCCGGCGCGATTTTCACCTCGCCCACTCCCGACCGTATCCTTGCCGCCATCGAGGCGGCCGACACAGGCGCCGGTGTCGTCCTGATCGTCAAGAACTACGAAGGCGACGTGATGAACTTCGAGATGGCCGCGGAAATGGCCGAGGGCGAGGTCGCGCGCGTTCTGGTTGATGACGACGTGGCGGTCGACAACTCGTCCTACACCATCGGGCGTCGTGGGGTTGCCGGAACGCTGGTGGTTGAGAAAATCCTCGGCGCTGCCGCCGAAAAGGGCATGGCGCTGCCAGACCTCGTCGCTCTCGGCGCCCGCGTCAATGCCGCAACCCGCAGCATGGGCGTTGCTCTCTCCTCCTGCACCGTACCCGCAGCCGGCATTCCGACCTTCCAGCTGGGAGAAGACGAGATCGAGGTCGGCGTCGGCATTCATGGCGAGCCGGGTCGCCGCCGCGCGCCGATGGTCTCTGCCGACGCCATCGTCGCCGAACTGCTCAAGGCGATCCTCGACGATCTCAAGCCCAAGGCTGGCAGCAAATGCCTGCTCTTCGTCAACGGCTTTGGCGGCACGCCTTCGAGTGAACTCTATCTGGTGTTCAACGCCGCTCGCAAACGTCTCGAGGTCGAAGGCCTCAGCGTCGCGCGCAGCCTCGTCGGCTCTTATGTCACCTCGCTCGAAATGGCAGGTTGCTCGCTGACGGTCACGGTGCTCGACGATGAACTGACGGCGCTTTGGGACGAGCCTGTGAGCACTCCGGCGCTGCGTTGGTAA
- a CDS encoding ABC transporter permease, whose protein sequence is MLSCVALVMVPLVPLLLQAFSPMPLYAWQGSLTLGNFRTLFGLPEISELAGNTLLFCAISIIFSMVFGIGLAIVVARTNIPARGLLTSILLWPIFVSPLVIGFGAILTYGPTGYITTLVTRITGISEPWNIYSLTGLSLISGLSMAPMTILYCLSSARQQDPRLEQAAQVAGASPVRIMRRITLPMMRPALIFSLAMNIVAALEMFAIPLLLGGPSGIQLLTTFIYDKGFEDGRPDYGLVAAAALVLLVLVALLVAAQTFVLRSSHRFLSIGPKGSRMQVMDLGAWKWWVFGATLSYVLLGIVALVFGLFLRSFVMVLSPYINPLDVLTLKNYQDVLFNPSYQRAIWNTVLIAIGGAFVGTVIIGMITFVAQRSSYRLARLLDLTVQLPRAVPGLIVSLGVFYAVIFIPGLSVFGGTLWVLAFAYVIRHLPAGYGIVAPAMLQVTKDFDRAASVAGASWMTIMRRIVAPILKPAFLSCFALLMILFFKEYAAAIFLYRPGNEVISMAMLNAWVPGYTGIVASLAVIQIVLTSLLLLVFTRLFGVKLNG, encoded by the coding sequence CTCTCTACGCATGGCAGGGCTCCCTGACCCTCGGCAACTTCCGCACTCTCTTCGGCTTGCCTGAAATATCGGAACTCGCCGGCAACACGCTTTTGTTCTGCGCGATATCGATCATCTTCTCGATGGTGTTCGGGATCGGGCTGGCGATTGTGGTGGCTCGGACCAACATCCCGGCACGCGGACTGCTGACAAGCATCCTGCTGTGGCCGATTTTCGTGTCGCCGCTTGTCATCGGCTTCGGCGCGATCCTGACATATGGACCGACGGGCTACATCACCACGCTGGTGACACGTATAACCGGCATCAGCGAACCCTGGAACATCTACTCGCTCACCGGCCTGTCGCTCATCTCCGGCCTGTCGATGGCACCGATGACGATCCTCTACTGCCTGTCATCGGCAAGGCAGCAGGACCCACGGCTGGAACAGGCGGCGCAGGTCGCCGGTGCATCGCCCGTTCGGATCATGCGCCGCATTACACTGCCGATGATGCGGCCGGCGCTGATCTTCTCGCTTGCGATGAACATCGTCGCAGCGCTGGAAATGTTTGCGATCCCGCTTCTGCTCGGCGGCCCGTCCGGCATCCAGCTCTTGACGACCTTCATCTATGACAAGGGCTTCGAGGACGGACGGCCGGATTACGGCCTCGTAGCCGCAGCTGCGCTGGTGCTTCTTGTACTCGTCGCATTGCTGGTTGCTGCGCAGACCTTTGTGCTGCGCAGCAGCCATCGCTTCCTCAGCATCGGTCCGAAAGGAAGCCGCATGCAGGTGATGGACCTCGGCGCATGGAAGTGGTGGGTGTTCGGGGCGACGCTTTCCTATGTTCTGCTGGGGATTGTGGCTTTGGTGTTCGGGTTGTTCCTGCGCTCCTTCGTCATGGTGTTGTCCCCTTACATCAACCCGCTCGATGTGCTCACGCTGAAAAACTATCAGGATGTGCTGTTCAATCCGAGCTACCAGCGCGCGATCTGGAACACCGTTCTGATCGCCATCGGCGGCGCATTCGTCGGCACAGTCATCATCGGAATGATCACCTTCGTCGCGCAGCGTTCGAGCTATCGCCTCGCCCGTTTGCTCGACCTTACCGTGCAGCTGCCCCGCGCTGTGCCTGGCCTGATCGTCAGCCTCGGCGTCTTTTATGCGGTGATTTTCATCCCGGGCCTTTCCGTTTTCGGCGGCACGCTCTGGGTTCTGGCTTTTGCCTACGTCATCCGCCATCTGCCGGCCGGCTACGGCATCGTGGCGCCGGCGATGTTGCAGGTCACGAAGGACTTCGACCGCGCCGCCAGCGTTGCCGGTGCGTCATGGATGACCATCATGCGTCGCATCGTTGCCCCCATCCTCAAGCCGGCGTTCCTGTCCTGCTTTGCGCTGCTGATGATCCTTTTCTTCAAGGAATATGCGGCGGCGATCTTCCTTTATCGCCCCGGCAATGAGGTGATTTCCATGGCGATGCTCAACGCCTGGGTGCCGGGCTACACCGGTATCGTCGCCTCGCTGGCCGTGATCCAGATCGTGCTGACGAGCCTGCTTCTGCTCGTTTTCACCCGCCTGTTCGGAGTCAAGTTAAATGGCTGA
- the dhaL gene encoding dihydroxyacetone kinase subunit DhaL has protein sequence MDRDLLYRLIEAAVGTVDSHWQELTALDQAIGDGDHGAGMKRGFDAVMADADKLAEQPLPATLTAIGRTLVMSMGGASGPLYGTFFMELGKSLDAAPDRAALNAGFTRALAAVAARGKSEPGQKTMLDVLAPVSAALDAGADAGTVARVAHDAAEATVPMLALRGRAAFLGERSVGHMDPGARSSSLIIGAVCAVLEEQSA, from the coding sequence ATGGACCGTGACCTGCTTTACAGGCTGATCGAGGCTGCCGTCGGCACCGTGGACAGCCATTGGCAGGAGTTGACCGCACTCGATCAGGCCATTGGCGACGGCGACCACGGCGCGGGCATGAAGCGCGGCTTCGACGCCGTGATGGCCGACGCCGACAAACTGGCCGAACAGCCCCTGCCAGCAACCCTGACCGCAATTGGCCGGACTCTGGTGATGTCGATGGGCGGGGCTTCCGGCCCGCTTTACGGTACCTTTTTCATGGAACTGGGCAAATCATTGGATGCTGCACCGGACAGGGCGGCGCTGAATGCAGGTTTCACCCGCGCACTTGCCGCTGTTGCTGCCCGCGGCAAGTCCGAACCCGGCCAGAAGACCATGCTGGACGTACTGGCACCCGTCTCGGCCGCGCTTGATGCGGGAGCGGATGCCGGCACCGTTGCGCGTGTCGCGCACGACGCTGCTGAGGCAACTGTACCCATGCTGGCACTTCGCGGCCGCGCAGCCTTTCTGGGCGAGCGCTCCGTCGGCCATATGGACCCCGGCGCGCGGTCGTCATCACTGATCATTGGCGCTGTCTGCGCCGTTCTGGAGGAGCAATCGGCATGA
- the dhaM gene encoding dihydroxyacetone kinase phosphoryl donor subunit DhaM, with protein sequence MNVGIVIVSHSSKVAEGAADMVRQMVGNQVSVAYAGGDESGGLGTSVARIMAAIDAAWSDAGVAILVDLGGAETNSEMAMEMLPPERQGKVVICNAPIVEGAVIAATEASGGSSLEKVQAVAEELSAQ encoded by the coding sequence ATGAATGTCGGAATTGTGATCGTCTCGCACTCATCCAAGGTAGCAGAAGGCGCCGCCGACATGGTCCGCCAGATGGTCGGCAACCAGGTAAGCGTGGCCTATGCCGGAGGTGACGAATCCGGCGGGCTCGGCACCAGCGTGGCCAGGATCATGGCCGCAATCGATGCGGCCTGGAGCGACGCGGGCGTCGCCATTCTCGTCGATCTGGGTGGGGCAGAGACGAACAGCGAGATGGCGATGGAAATGCTGCCGCCAGAACGACAGGGCAAGGTCGTGATCTGCAATGCCCCGATCGTTGAGGGCGCCGTCATCGCTGCCACCGAAGCGTCTGGCGGATCTTCACTTGAAAAAGTTCAGGCCGTTGCCGAAGAGCTTTCGGCCCAGTAA
- a CDS encoding HPr family phosphocarrier protein: protein MSQDYLVASAVLTNDAGMHARPSVKLTQLARSFTANIEVATDSAGPWVDAKSPVKLMRFRAPQGATLWLRAAGEDAQRALDEVLALVAGNFGEGAHG, encoded by the coding sequence ATGTCGCAGGACTACCTCGTCGCCTCCGCCGTTCTGACCAATGATGCAGGCATGCACGCCCGTCCCTCGGTCAAGCTCACGCAATTGGCACGGTCCTTTACCGCAAATATCGAGGTGGCGACCGACAGCGCCGGCCCCTGGGTCGACGCCAAGAGCCCTGTCAAGCTGATGCGGTTCCGGGCGCCGCAGGGCGCTACGCTCTGGTTGCGTGCTGCGGGCGAAGATGCACAACGCGCACTGGATGAGGTGCTGGCGCTGGTAGCCGGCAATTTCGGTGAAGGTGCGCATGGCTGA
- a CDS encoding ABC transporter ATP-binding protein: MADIVIENMSRTIGALKILHDLSLSVAEGEFITLLGPSGCGKSTTLNALAGLDRPSAGRITVGGRVLYDEDAGIFVEPRFRDLGMMFQSYALWPHMTVQQNLAFTLDIRRITGAVAREKIAHALDLVDMDRYAGRYPGELSGGQQQRVALARTLVYGPRLMLLDEPLSNLDAKLRDKARDWLRDLQRRTGVTTVYVTHDQTEALALSDRIVVMEAGHIVQVGTPEQIYQQPASPFVADFVGSNNIFEARVLRRQERTLTLGLAGGIEILAPAIDGVEVGELVKAAIRPEEIVLGETNPESDPAEIHAVELLDSVYQGARHVLAFRLGDVEFQAEQAKAIAAGQTLHARLPREAIHVFAPA, encoded by the coding sequence ATGGCTGACATCGTTATCGAAAACATGAGCCGCACGATCGGCGCGCTGAAGATCCTGCACGATTTGTCGCTTTCGGTTGCCGAAGGCGAGTTCATCACCCTGCTGGGCCCCTCCGGTTGTGGCAAGTCGACGACGCTCAATGCGCTTGCCGGCCTCGACCGGCCGAGCGCTGGACGGATCACCGTCGGCGGGCGTGTGCTCTATGACGAGGATGCTGGTATCTTCGTGGAGCCGCGGTTCCGTGATCTCGGCATGATGTTTCAATCCTATGCGCTGTGGCCGCATATGACGGTGCAGCAGAACCTCGCCTTCACCCTCGACATCCGCCGGATCACCGGCGCTGTCGCGCGTGAGAAGATCGCGCACGCACTCGACCTTGTAGACATGGACCGCTACGCGGGTCGCTATCCCGGTGAGTTGTCGGGCGGACAGCAGCAACGCGTCGCGCTCGCGCGCACCCTTGTCTACGGTCCTCGCCTGATGCTGCTGGACGAGCCACTGTCCAACCTCGACGCCAAGCTGCGTGACAAGGCAAGGGACTGGCTGCGTGACCTGCAACGACGCACAGGCGTGACCACAGTCTACGTCACGCACGACCAGACTGAGGCGCTCGCGCTCAGCGATCGTATCGTGGTGATGGAAGCGGGCCACATCGTCCAGGTTGGAACCCCCGAACAAATTTACCAGCAGCCGGCATCGCCGTTCGTCGCGGATTTCGTTGGCTCGAACAACATTTTTGAAGCTCGTGTTCTGCGCAGGCAGGAACGCACACTGACGCTTGGCCTTGCCGGCGGCATCGAGATTCTTGCACCCGCCATAGACGGCGTGGAAGTTGGGGAACTGGTCAAGGCAGCGATCCGCCCGGAAGAGATCGTACTCGGGGAAACCAACCCGGAAAGTGACCCTGCCGAAATCCACGCAGTCGAGCTGCTCGACAGTGTCTATCAGGGGGCCCGGCACGTTCTGGCTTTCAGGCTCGGCGACGTCGAGTTCCAGGCCGAGCAGGCAAAAGCCATTGCCGCAGGACAGACGCTGCATGCCCGCCTGCCACGTGAAGCCATTCACGTTTTCGCGCCGGCCTGA